CATTTTTCGGTTCTATTTAATGCGAATTCCGATTGCCCAATACTTCCGTCTAAATAGTCCATAGGACAAGGATTATCGTTTCCCCCTACTCCCGTACATCCACTTTCCCAAGAACATTGGATATCATACCAATTTGTTCCATATGCGGATGAAAAATTTTCTCCTGGACGAGGATTGAGGTAATACCAAAAACTGCCGAAGTGATAATAATAGGATGAATAAACGGAACGATAAGAGTCTTTCCATGCATAAGGGGGATTTGAGCTCTTCATGAAGTAATGAGCGCTTGGAGAAAAGAGATTGAAAATTTCTTTTATAAAATTAATATCCCAACAGAAAACTCCTGTACAAAATAATTTGTTGTCATCGGGAGTGCATCGTCCGCCTTCAGGAGGGCAAATAAATAAATCAGGATGAGTATCTTCTTTTATAAGTTGAGGAACAAGGTTTCCTAAATAGTCGGGAATATAAGAATAATTTTGAGTTATATAAGGAGGGTAGAAAGAACTTTTTGCGATATAAAGGGATGCTAAGTTTGTTAACGCTACCTTGCAGACCTGCTTACAATTTGCTCGGCATTTCCAATCATCAGCATCAGAATAACATTTATTTGTATCGGAAGACAATGAATTTAAATGGCCTTGTGAATAAGAAATATCGCTATCAAGATTTTCTAATAAAGGAATAATATTTTCTTTAATTTCTTTTTCCTTTTCTTTAAAATCTTTTTCATCATTTAATAAATTTTTAAATTTTATTAAAATAAGAAGATGAGGATTTCCTTCTGATTCTTCCTCTTCTTCAATATCTCCTATAAGAGATTCAATTCTTAATACTATTTCTTCAAGCCATATTGTTTTTGCCTCCATCATTTCAATATTTTTCTCCAAATGATCCTTTTCTTCATTAACTAACTTTTTATAACTGCCCAAAGTATCTATTTGGGAAATAAGGTCATCTTGATATTCTCTTAGATATTTTTCTTTATAAGAAGGGCAAAGTTCTCCTTCACTTATAAAACAATTAGAATTAACATAAGGGTTAGGGTCAGGAGTTGTAATTTCTGGAATTTCGTATTTACATATTGCATCATAATGTCTTCCTCCGCCGATTAAATAAGGCATGCATAAACTAAACTTAGAAGTATAAGAAGGATATGGAGAATCAGTATAACGACCCCACCATGGAAAAGCTATAAATCCTCCGACATTATAATAAAAGTAATCAGAATAACGGGAAGTCCATCCATAGGAGTACCAATATGGAGACCAGCCATGATAGCCATAATAATTATATCCCCACCAATTTCCCCAAAGAAGTTCAAAGTTCCAATATGCTGGACCATAATAATTAGAATACCAGTTGTAATCACCGTAAAAATCATATTCTGGAATAGAATATCCATCACAAAAACCAGATTTGCCTGAGCTCTGTCTTTTTTTAAGGGAACCATCGTCGTGGTATTCGCAAGGCGTCTTATACTTAACACAGGGAGTTGTTGCTGATCTTGTTACACTAGGAGGAGTGGGAAGCGAAGGAAGAGGATAAGGAAGGGCTCTAAGAGTGATGTCTTCTTCAAATTCACCAAGGACGCACTGAGAAGGAGGGGGCCAATCAACACAATCAGGCTGCCAGCATCCGTATCCTTCTCCACAAGTACTCTCTTTTAATCTAAGAGTGTTTCTATTTAACCTTAATGTATAAGGATAGGTGTAATAAAAAGGCCAATATGAACTAAGGCTTCCATGATAATTCCATGTCCAATACCATCCCCATTCCCAAGTGCATTCTCCTTCTTCTGCTGTTGTTTTTACCAGTGTACAATTATCACATGCTGCTTTAATTTGAGAAGGGGAATAATGGCAGGAATCAGGGAGTTCTTCTTTTACTTTTTCACCACATGTAGCACAAAATCTATTTGTATCAAGAGACGGACAAGAACATTCTGTTTCTACTTCTGCTATTGCATTTTTAGTTGAGAATTGAAAAAACAAAAAAGAAAAAGATAAAGAAAGAAAAATTGCCAATAAAAAATAATTGGCATTTTTATTTTTGTTATCTGTTAAAATACGAAGAGAAATCATTTATTCAACTTTAAAAATTTTATACGGATTTTACTTTAAAAACCATATTTTCAATACAGATTTTTCTACTTTTGGTAGATCTTTTTTATCTTTTCTAAAAGATTTTTTTTAAATGACTTTTTGTTTTTTGATAATATATATAAATTAGTCATAATCAAAGCAAAAAAAGCGGAAAGAGAAGAAAAATATTTATCATTACTGCTTGAAGGGGGCAAAACATCGTCTGGACGGGGAAAATCATAGCAACCAATATCATTTGGGTCGCAGTATCCTCCTGATCCAGATTCATATCTTACACAATCAGTGCTCGTGGCAGCACTTGAAGAAGATCCGGGACATCCTGGCTTGTCACAGTTAAAACCGGAAGTCAAGTCGCATGTATCATCAATTAATGCCCATGATAAATCCCATTCTTGCCATTTCCAAGAACATCCTCCTGTTCCAACAATTTTCTCTAAATTGCAATTTGTTATGCATTCATTTTGAGCTTCTTCTTGCGTGTAAGGGCAAGAATCAGGGAATCCTTCATCACACATGTTGCAGAACTCTTCCGAACCAAGAAAAGGACATTCACATCCCAATTCTTCCTTTTCTTCTTCTTTAATTTTTAAACAACCGGTGACAGATATATTTTCCAAGGAAGATCCTGGACAACTTGGGTTAGCACATTCATATCCCAAACTTTGATCACAAGTATCACCGGTAAGGTCCCAAAAAAATACTCCGTAATAAAACTCTTGCCAACTCCATGAGCAAGATCCTTCTCCTTCTTCTTTTTCCAAAGCACACCATTCACAGGCATTATTTACACCTTCAGAAGAATAGGAACAAGAATCAGGGAATCCTTCATCACACATGTTGCAGAACTCTTCCGAGGCAAGGTAAGGACATTCACATCCTATTTCTTCACTTTCTCCTTCAAAACAATTTGTAGTGGCAGTTTCATTTGAGGAATATCCGGGGCAGTTTGGCATGGCGCAGTCGTATCCCAAGCTGCAACCACTATTTTCAAGAGTCCAATAAGATCCTCCCCAGTTCCAATCACAAGTTCCTTCTCCTTGTGCCATTTCTCCGCATTTTGCACATAATCCTTCAGTTTCTTCTTCGTTATAAGGGCAAGAATCAGAAAATCCTTCACTGCATTCATTGCAGAATTTTTCAGAAAGAGGATAAGGACATTCGCATTCTTCTCTATAACATCTGGTACTTTGGCGTTGTCCGAAATAGATGCCTGGGCAATCGGGCTGGCGGCATTCTGCTCCTTCTCCGCAGGTATTTCCTTCCAGTGTCCAACAAAATCCTTCCATCGGATCGTCTCCGTCTTCATAAGACCCCTCACATATCCACGTGCAAGTTCCTGAAACTGTTTCTATTTCGTTACATTTTTGGCAAAGATCAGTAACATTTGAATAAGAACAGAAACTGGGAAATCCGCGGCTGCATGTATTGCAAAATTCATTTGAAAGAGGATTGGGACATTCACATTTTCCCAATCGGAAACAACTGCTAATGGCCGTAAAAGTATTCGGATATGAGGGAGGCGTTTCACCTTCTTCCCAAGGAAGGTCTTCATCTTCAAAGGGTCCTGTATCATATTGAGGATAATTAAACCAATAAGAAGTACAAGGAGGCAAACATTCATATCCCGATGGACAGCTATTACTTGTTAATCTTAAAGGAGGTGAAAAATATGTCTGTCTTATATACCATCCACCCGTTAGTTCCACCCATGCATTATTCCATCCCCATTCCCACGTACAAGAACCTCTCCGCATTTTTAATGAATTACAAATATCACAGGCAGAAGAAAGATCAAAATCATGATAATATGGGCAACGTGAAATAAGTTCGCTTTCGTCTTCTTCACAGAGATTGCAGAAGATTGAAGAAAAAACAGCGGGACAATCGTCTGAAAAATCTCCACAGACAGGTTCTTCTGGATCTTCCTCCTCTTCCTCCTCTTCCTCTTCTTCCTCTTCCTCCTCTTCCTCCTCTTCCTCCTCTTCCTCCTCTTCTTCCTCTTCTTCCTCTTCCTCCTCTTCTTCCTCCTCTTCCTCCTCTTCTTCCTCTTCCTCTTCCTCCTCTTCCTCCTCTTCTTCCTCCTCTTCCTCTTCCTCCTCTTCCTCCTCTTCCTCCTCTTCTTCCTCTTCTTCCTCTTCCTCCTCTTCTTCCTCCTCTTCCTCCTCCTCTTCCTCCTCTTCCTCCTCTTCCTCTTCCTCCTCTTCCTCCTCTTCCTCCTCTTCCTCCTCTTCCTCTTCTTCCTCTTCCTCCTCTTCCTCCTCTTCCTCCTCTTCCTCTTCCTCCTCTTCCTCCTCTTCTCCATATCCATATCCATATCCATATCCAAAAGCAAAGGAGTTAATTTCAATATTTGCTAAATAAAAAATAGAATTACTAACTTTGGAAAAAATTTCTGTTTTTGTTTTTTCTGCTAAAAATCCGAAAAATGAAAACGCCAAAAAAACAAAAAGAATAGTTCCCAATAAAATACTTTTAATAATATTTTTTCTTTTGTTCATTATTTATTTACAATATTATATCAAAGAATTAATTTAATATGAAGAGTCTCCGCAAATACCTTGCCCTCTTGAACAATCACAAAAATCAGCGGTATCTCTTAAATCATAAGCAATTTTTCTTGCTTTGGCTGATTCTATTTTGATTTCTCTTGCTAAGGTATCTATTCTCTTTAAAAGGTCGGCAGTTTCTGGAGAATACTTAAAATCCCCATATTCAATTACGGGAGGTTCAATGGGTTCTATTATAATTGGATTAATTGGATCTAATTCTTCAAAATCTAATTGAACAAAAGAAGGGGAAATAGTTCTAAGTAGAAGAAATGAGGCAAAAATGATAAGTACTCCAAAAAAAACCTTTAAAACCTTTTCTTTTGCTTCTTTTATTTTCCCGGGGTTTCCCATAGATATCAGATAATTTACTCCAGCAACAGTCAGAGCAAGTAGAGCTATAATCCCTGCAATATATATAACAAAAGAAAAAATATAAGAAACATAGTTTGAAATCGGAAAGCTGGTATTTTGAGGAGATAGTCCTCCTATTGTCGGATAACTTAACTCCAAATTTCTTGCAAAAGAAAAATAAGGAATTGTAAAAACAATAATGAGGATAATTAATGTAAAATTTTTAAATGTTTTCATAATCTTGGCTTGCAACAGTAGAAATTAAGGTCATTATCTGATGGTTTTGCATAAGGAAGCATAACTTTATAATAAACATCGCTCCACGGTTTGACTTCAAATTCCAAACATCTTTTAAGGCACTCTTTATAATTCTTGCTTAAATTCAAATCTTCAATATTTCCGTCATAATCCAGTATATAATAGGGATATAAATAAGTATAGCCCTTCCCTCTAAAAAACTTTTCAAATCCGCACTGAACGGAACATCGAGGGAAAATTTGGGTGCCTTTAAAAATATGAACTTCTCTGCCGTCGCTATTTGTTTCTTTATCAAGCATAATATAATGAAGGTCGTCTTGTCTTTCTTTTTTGCATTGTAAGGTACTTAAATCCAGCCCTGTCTCATCTAGAAGTTTTCGGCTGTTAGCGCATGTTAAAAGGCCCGAAAAACCGTCTTCTTTAGGAAAACAAGATTCCATCGGCTTTTCAAGAGATTCTCTTAAAAAAGTATTAAAATTTGGGATTATATCGTCAATAATAGGAAGAAGACCTATATGTTCAAAAGTTGTCGGTTTTTTCTGCGGATCAAAAGGCAAGCCAACATATTGTTCGCTGCCAAAAAGAGCTACTTCTTTCATTCCTTCTTCCAAGATGTAATGATCGGGAGCACTTACTGTTCCCAAAAGAGGAGGGACAGGAGGAGTGGTAAAGCTGATACAATTACCATATCCTGTTCCTACTGAATTTTCCGCGTAAGCTTTGTAAGAATAAGTGGTTCCATATGAAAGTTCTCCTTCTTCTTCATCTCCTTCACCTTCTTTTCTCTTTAATTCAAAAGCATAAGTGGACGAGCGGGCTCTGTACCATGAAAGGTTGGGGTAAGTAATATAAAACATTTTTCTTATCTCCTCTCCCGATGCTGACAGATCATTTTCATCTCCTGAACAATCTGCGGATTCGTACCACTTAATCCCTATAGTTGAAACAGGGTTGTAATAATATATTGTCTCCGTACCAGATTCAGGGCCTCCAAACTCAGGAGCTGGAGTGCGTCTGTACCATGAACGGTAATAGACAACAACTCGGCCCTCAATAATTACCCTTGTTAAAATATCCGATGTTGTTGGAAACGCTCCGAGAGTGTGAGCAATAGGCAGTTTATTGGCAGAAGGCTTTTCTAATTCTGAAAAATAATCTTCTTCTATGGGAAGGGGGGAAGTAAAAGGAGAAAAATCAACTGAGCCGCAAAAATCATCGTAAATTTTTTTGGGAAAGCGCCTGGGAAAGCGCCTTGGATCTCCTACTGGATAGCAACGGTCAAAAACTATGCTAGGGATTTCATATAGTTGATAATAAAAATCAATACTGTCTTTCAATCTTTGGCACATTTTTATTTTGAATTTGTCTGTTTCTCCCATAAATTCGGCAAAGCGCATTGAACCAATAGCCGGCCTATATGAAAAATATCTGGAACCTGAAATAGTAAAAAAAGTATTGCTATAATTAACATCTGGGACAAGATAAATTGAGAGAGGGTTATTTCCTCTAAGATTATATAAAAACCAATCTTTGAAATTTAATAAAGGGTAAAGAGGAGGGTTGCTGTAATAATATTGACCAAATTCATTGCGGATAAAATTATAGTAATAGTTATAATAGTAGTAGTCATAGTAATAAATGTAGTAATAGTAGCTGTAATAAAGATCATGGTAAGGACTATAGGCATAAAAATAATAAGGATCATAAAAATATCCGGCGAAATTTCTATAAAAGAAAGTGAAAGGGGCATAATGTTTGGCGGAAAGGTATGTTTGGTAAAACGGAAAAAAATTTTTTGGGAGTGTGAAAAAATTAGAATAATAGTAGTAAGGAGCATAATTTCCCCAAGGATAATAATGATGAAAATATCCGGTATAATATGAATAATAACTAGAAATATTTCTGTAATAGTAATATTGGTCTTTTGAATAGTCCCAGTAATTGGTTAAAAAATATGAGAAGTTATTAGGAAACCATTCAAGGGGCCTGTTAATAGTAGGAGGGCTCCACCAGGAAGGAACCGCCGATAAAAGATATTCCCAATTAAAAAGATAGAAAAGGTCTCTTTCATATATATTGCTGCATGCTTCAGTTAGTTTTGTTGTTCCGTCCAAAGAAACAGACATCATGTCTGATATGCTGTTCAAAAGAACGCTGTCATAAGGCCCTTTCAAAAGGCCCGGAAATTTATTTACTAATTCCATTAATAGAGGATCAGTGCGAACTCCTGGGATTTTTGAAGTATTGCAAATATTGTCGTTGTAACTCATGGCAAAATCTCTAAGAGAAGTTGTATGGCTCATTACTATAAAACTTATTTTTAAAAGAGTTTCAAGTCTTTCTGCTGTTTTATTTCCCAATGTTTTAGCAAGATCAATCATGTCTCCCATCGGAATTTCTTCGCACCAATTGTATATTGAAGGATTCTTGTTTGTAATCTTATCAAATTCTCCTTCTTTGTTTTCGCTTGTTAGATAATATAAAGAGGCAAAGCTTTTGTATTCTCCTACGTCTTTGTCTTTTATTTTTTCGATAAGAGGAGAGTAGGATAATTCCCAATCTTTGTAATTATCCTGGAGATAAAGATATTCGGAAAGACTTACAGGATTAAGGTTTGAATTCTCTCTCATATATTTTTCCGCTTCTTCCAATTTTCTAATGTCTTCTTTTAGAGCGTTCAATTCTTTTACTCCTTCATTATAATTTCGTTTTACTTCTAAAAATTGATTTACGGCGCCTGCTCCTGTTGTCCAAGTTATTACTTTTGGACAGGGATGGTTATTGATTCCCGTTGATTTTGGCGACAGTTCCTGGCAGGAACATCCTCTAAGAGTTTTAATTATTGTTTCATTTCCGGATACAAGATCATTTGTTGTTTGAGTAAGGTTTATTGCAATATTCCTTATCCTATCCATCCTTCTTGGCTCCTCATAGGGCTCTTCTCCCTCTCCTCCTTCAAACTGGTTAAATTCAAATATGTTTTTGATTAAAACTCCGATTGGAACTTCGGTTGTA
The Candidatus Paceibacterota bacterium DNA segment above includes these coding regions:
- a CDS encoding pilin; its protein translation is MKTFKNFTLIILIIVFTIPYFSFARNLELSYPTIGGLSPQNTSFPISNYVSYIFSFVIYIAGIIALLALTVAGVNYLISMGNPGKIKEAKEKVLKVFFGVLIIFASFLLLRTISPSFVQLDFEELDPINPIIIEPIEPPVIEYGDFKYSPETADLLKRIDTLAREIKIESAKARKIAYDLRDTADFCDCSRGQGICGDSSY